A region from the Eptesicus fuscus isolate TK198812 chromosome 1, DD_ASM_mEF_20220401, whole genome shotgun sequence genome encodes:
- the LOC129149098 gene encoding melanoma-associated antigen B10-like, with the protein MPRGKKSKRRAREKRQQARNEARRVMSAQASTEEGEDSDSSSVSSGVSTLSTPESALSQEPQGAAAATGLPKPKIAWPSFDTSAESRSEESADASQAESGSEGFRRSPLDQKAMLLAQFMLRKYNMKEPITKEDMMKHVIRKHRPYFQEILKRASELMVLAFGIDVKEADPAGHSYVLVSKLHHAGDSRLSGEIVPRKGLLMTILCVIFMKGNCATEEEIWDVLNAMGIHAGKQHNLHGEPMKLITEDLVKEGYLVYRQVPHSDPPSHEFLWGPQAYAETSKMEVLQFLAKLHGTQPSAFPHWYEEALQDELERTRHRFAAMVRTSSSATELSSASFSIPHKY; encoded by the coding sequence ATGCCTCGGGGGAAGAAGAGTAAGCGCCGGGCCCGAGAGAAACGCCAACAGGCCCGGAATGAGGCTCGGAGAGTCATGAGTGCTCAGGCCTCTACAGAGGAGGGGGAAGACTCTGACTCCTCCTCTGTTTCTTCTGGGGTATCGACCCTGAGCACTCCTGAGTCTGCACTGTCCCAGGAACCTCAGGGAGCCGCAGCAGCCACTGGCCTTCCCAAGCCAAAAATCGCATGGCCAAGTTTTGACACCAGTGCCGAGAGCCGCAGCGAAGAAAGTGCAGATGCCTCCCAGGCAGAGTCGGGGTCTGAGGGTTTCCGCAGAAGCCCTCTAGACCAGAAGGCGATGCTGCTGGCGCAATTCATGCTGCGCAAGTATAACATGAAGGAGCCCATCACCAAGGAAGACATGATGAAGCATGTCATCAGGAAGCACAGGCCCTACTTCCAGGAGATCCTCAAGAGAGCCTCCGAgctgatggtgctggcctttGGCATTGATGTGAAGGAAGCCGACCCTGCCGGGCACAGCTATGTCCTGGTCAGCAAATTGCACCACGCCGGGGAtagcaggctgagtggggagaTCGTCCCCAGGAAGGGCCTCCTGATGACAATCCTCTGTGTGATCTTCATGAAGGGCAACTGTGCCACTGAGGAAGAGATCTGGGATGTCCTCAATGCGATGGGTATACATGCTGGCAAGCAGCACAACCTCCACGGGGAGCCCATGAAGCTCATCACAGAAGATCTGGTGAAAGAAGGTTACCTGGTGTACCGCCAGGTGCCCCACAGTGATCCTCCAAGCCACGAGTTCCTGTGGGGCCCGCAAGCCTACGCTGAGACCAGCAAGATGGAAGTGCTGCAGTTCTTAGCCAAGCTTCATGGTACCCAGCCCAGCGCCTTCCCACACTGGTACGAAGAGGCCCTGCAGGATGAGCTGGAGAGAACCCGCCACAGATTCGCGGCTATGGTTCGCACTAGCTCCTCTGCCACTGAGCTTTCCAGCGCCAGCTTCAGCATCCCACACAAGTATTGA